From the genome of Maribacter algicola, one region includes:
- a CDS encoding DUF885 family protein → MKTYVGHWLLFFLLTFSTSAQDLGEQYISAWKAFYPSQALEAGMRPSVFHYEDLSENTIDKWLEFNEQILTLLTQPNAQIDPIDGRLLRVQAQSEVDTWKNLSKHTNSLNLYAELISDAIPTVIKADYLLDHEKDDLICNRFVFMEKLASAAQKSLKYISKEDLEQGLENLSKSLTYLTQHDFKNRGPNSISRECPAMDSAIQSMESLKAFALEKFEDNTLPKTSILGKQEYDRRLKLYTDSDLTSTELAEMALNEIGTVRDLMAQVSKQYLLETYRTKNLPKNDLEIIDLALADMEKDAPLNSADYLQFWQQLADSAVAFIQKNNIATLPQNQTLRIKTAPESAGPAARIGWVASAPPFDPNPMTTLNLPSIPDTLPQQEQVDFWASFNKPFNRMIVIHELFPGHYMQLKISRETPHSLRLLFPYGIFIEGWATFTEKVLLDAGWEAENKLTLLAHLRKRLENANRAYTSVQVHCNGWNQDQVLEFSTETSLLAPQFAKSLWGRIINSPLQLTSYFLGGAQFTQLLKTEKERLGDNFDLKYFMDTIMKAGPIPIEEFYDILNNTSPN, encoded by the coding sequence ATGAAGACCTATGTTGGCCATTGGCTGCTTTTTTTCTTGTTAACCTTCTCCACCTCAGCCCAAGACTTGGGCGAACAATATATTTCAGCTTGGAAGGCATTTTACCCTTCCCAGGCACTGGAAGCGGGTATGCGGCCTTCTGTATTTCATTATGAAGACCTATCAGAAAATACGATTGACAAATGGCTGGAATTCAACGAACAAATTCTAACCTTACTTACCCAACCCAATGCCCAAATTGACCCTATTGACGGGAGATTACTAAGGGTTCAGGCACAGTCTGAAGTTGATACGTGGAAGAACCTAAGCAAGCATACCAATTCTCTCAATTTGTACGCGGAACTTATTTCGGATGCAATCCCAACGGTCATAAAAGCCGATTATCTTCTGGACCATGAGAAAGATGACCTAATTTGCAATCGGTTTGTATTTATGGAAAAATTGGCATCGGCTGCGCAAAAAAGTCTAAAATACATTTCAAAAGAAGATTTGGAACAAGGCCTCGAAAATTTATCAAAATCCCTTACCTATCTGACTCAGCATGACTTCAAAAATAGAGGTCCGAATTCAATTTCAAGGGAATGCCCTGCGATGGATTCCGCTATACAAAGTATGGAATCCTTAAAGGCATTTGCGCTGGAAAAATTTGAGGACAACACGTTACCTAAGACATCCATTCTAGGAAAACAGGAATATGATCGAAGGTTAAAATTGTACACGGACAGCGATTTAACTTCAACCGAATTGGCCGAAATGGCCTTGAACGAAATTGGGACGGTTCGTGATTTAATGGCTCAAGTATCAAAACAATACCTTCTAGAAACGTATCGAACTAAAAACCTTCCAAAAAATGACCTGGAAATAATTGATTTGGCCTTGGCCGATATGGAAAAGGACGCTCCCTTGAACAGTGCCGATTACCTTCAATTTTGGCAACAACTGGCCGATAGTGCCGTCGCTTTCATTCAAAAAAACAATATTGCCACCCTACCCCAAAATCAGACCTTACGTATTAAAACGGCCCCTGAGAGCGCCGGTCCCGCAGCACGTATCGGCTGGGTGGCGAGTGCGCCGCCATTCGACCCCAATCCCATGACCACGCTCAATTTGCCTTCCATTCCAGATACCCTCCCCCAACAGGAACAGGTGGATTTTTGGGCCTCGTTCAACAAGCCCTTTAACCGCATGATCGTTATCCATGAACTTTTCCCAGGGCATTACATGCAATTAAAAATCAGTCGGGAAACTCCGCATAGCCTAAGGTTGCTTTTCCCCTATGGTATTTTCATTGAGGGTTGGGCCACGTTTACAGAAAAAGTGCTATTGGATGCCGGGTGGGAAGCTGAAAATAAACTGACCCTTTTGGCACACTTGCGTAAACGCCTGGAAAATGCAAATAGGGCTTACACGTCCGTACAAGTGCATTGTAACGGCTGGAACCAAGATCAAGTTTTAGAATTCTCGACAGAAACCTCCTTATTGGCACCACAGTTCGCCAAAAGTCTTTGGGGACGAATCATAAACAGCCCCTTGCAGCTTACCTCCTACTTTTTGGGAGGTGCCCAATTCACTCAATTACTAAAAACCGAAAAGGAACGCTTGGGCGACAATTTCGATTTGAAATATTTTATGGATACCATTATGAAGGCAGGACCTATACCCATTGAAGAATTTTATGACATTTTAAATAATACAAGCCCCAATTAA
- a CDS encoding aldo/keto reductase, translating to MKRIELQPGYTISRVIKGGWHLAGGHGNISEEQALADMRHFVKAGITTFDCADIYTGVEELIGKFRKKYKDEFRSGELLPIQVHTKYVPDYNALATLKKEDTIRIIDRSLKRLGVEQLDLVQFAWWDYQFPKYLETAVHLSELQKSGKIRFLGVTNFDTKHIQEMLDAGVTIASNQVQYSVLDQRVEKDMTALAKEHNIPYLCYGTVAGGFLSDRYLNAPDPVPPYENRSLTKYRLIIDEFGGYDLFQEVLQVLRTIADQYQVGIAEVACNYILQKPMVGGIIVGARNRNHLESLQRLDSFTLNQNDLVKIESVVSRRKGPNGPFYELERDKTGKHGSIMKYNLNED from the coding sequence ATGAAACGAATAGAATTACAACCCGGATATACCATTTCAAGGGTGATTAAAGGGGGATGGCACTTGGCGGGAGGTCACGGGAATATCTCGGAAGAACAGGCCTTGGCCGATATGCGACACTTCGTAAAAGCAGGTATAACCACGTTCGATTGTGCGGATATTTACACAGGGGTAGAAGAACTCATCGGCAAGTTCAGAAAAAAATATAAAGATGAATTTCGTTCGGGAGAATTGTTACCGATTCAAGTGCACACTAAATATGTTCCGGACTATAATGCCCTGGCAACGCTCAAGAAGGAGGATACGATTCGGATAATTGACCGTTCGCTTAAACGCCTTGGTGTAGAACAACTGGATTTGGTACAATTCGCTTGGTGGGATTATCAATTCCCAAAATACTTAGAAACTGCTGTGCACCTTTCGGAATTGCAAAAAAGCGGAAAAATACGATTTCTAGGGGTTACCAATTTTGATACGAAGCACATTCAGGAAATGCTGGATGCCGGTGTAACCATTGCATCCAATCAAGTGCAATATTCCGTACTGGATCAGCGTGTTGAAAAGGATATGACCGCACTGGCCAAAGAACACAACATTCCCTATCTCTGCTACGGCACCGTGGCAGGTGGGTTCCTAAGTGACCGTTATCTGAACGCTCCGGACCCTGTACCCCCTTATGAAAATCGTTCCCTGACCAAATACAGATTGATTATTGATGAATTTGGAGGTTATGACCTTTTTCAAGAGGTACTTCAGGTGCTTAGAACGATTGCCGACCAATATCAGGTAGGTATCGCCGAAGTTGCTTGTAACTATATTTTACAAAAGCCAATGGTGGGTGGTATCATCGTTGGTGCAAGAAACCGTAATCATCTAGAAAGTCTACAGAGATTGGACAGTTTTACCTTAAACCAGAATGACCTTGTCAAAATAGAATCTGTTGTTTCCCGACGCAAAGGCCCCAACGGGCCCTTTTATGAATTGGAACGCGATAAGACCGGCAAACATGGTTCCATCATGAAATATAACCTTAACGAAGACTAA
- a CDS encoding D-alanyl-D-alanine carboxypeptidase/D-alanyl-D-alanine-endopeptidase has protein sequence MQKTILLFLLSALVFGCASVKKRTEKAIGTILDSPFFDNQFTGFVVLDPSSKDTLYDYNGDKYFTPASNTKIFTLYTALKTLPKKAPALNYLQKNDTLFFEGTGDPSFLHHYLQDSTTYSFLKKSSNLAFSHANFQDTPMGQGWSWDDFAWYYSPERSAFPLFGNTVLIQQTPNFKVSPDYFKDSVVQVQNTWNREKDKNTFYFDSTERDTLEIPYKTDAHTIKNILERLFSNSVALVDKMPQGKKETLYGIEMDSLYVRLMHESDNFIAEQLLIVASGILTDTLNSENARNHILKNQLKDLPQHPRWVDGSGLSRYNLFTPKSMVYVLNEMYQEVPEERLFSIFPAGGVSGTLDSWYGGKEAPYIFAKSGSLSNNYCLSGYLRTKKGRLLIFSFMNNHFRHSPSEVKERMQTIFEALREGY, from the coding sequence ATGCAAAAAACTATCCTTCTGTTCCTACTGTCAGCCCTTGTGTTTGGTTGCGCCAGCGTTAAAAAAAGAACGGAAAAAGCGATTGGTACAATCTTGGATTCCCCTTTTTTCGATAACCAATTTACCGGGTTTGTGGTACTAGATCCAAGCTCCAAGGATACGCTTTATGATTACAACGGCGATAAATATTTTACGCCGGCAAGTAATACCAAGATTTTCACCTTGTACACGGCCCTAAAAACATTGCCAAAAAAGGCACCCGCACTTAATTATCTTCAAAAAAACGATACCCTATTTTTTGAGGGAACTGGCGATCCTTCCTTTTTGCACCATTATCTACAGGACAGCACGACCTATTCCTTTCTAAAAAAGAGTAGCAATCTGGCATTCTCACATGCCAATTTTCAGGATACCCCCATGGGTCAGGGTTGGTCATGGGACGATTTTGCGTGGTATTATTCCCCGGAGCGAAGTGCTTTCCCTCTTTTTGGAAATACAGTCTTAATCCAACAAACACCAAATTTCAAAGTTTCCCCGGATTATTTTAAAGACAGTGTGGTACAGGTTCAAAATACATGGAACCGTGAAAAAGACAAGAACACTTTCTATTTTGATTCTACAGAAAGGGATACCTTGGAAATTCCCTATAAAACGGACGCACACACCATCAAAAACATTTTGGAGCGACTGTTTTCAAATTCGGTCGCCCTAGTCGATAAAATGCCCCAGGGCAAGAAAGAAACCCTCTACGGAATCGAGATGGATTCCCTATATGTTAGATTGATGCATGAAAGCGATAATTTCATTGCCGAACAACTGCTGATAGTGGCATCTGGAATATTGACGGATACCCTGAACTCGGAAAATGCCCGAAACCATATCTTAAAAAACCAATTGAAGGACCTTCCACAACATCCTAGGTGGGTTGACGGTTCGGGATTATCAAGATACAACCTGTTTACACCCAAATCCATGGTGTATGTGTTAAATGAAATGTATCAAGAAGTTCCAGAAGAACGGCTTTTTAGTATTTTTCCAGCTGGCGGAGTTTCGGGTACCTTGGACTCGTGGTATGGTGGAAAGGAAGCGCCCTACATCTTTGCAAAGTCGGGAAGTCTTAGCAATAATTATTGTCTGAGCGGCTATCTCAGGACGAAAAAAGGCCGTTTATTGATTTTTAGTTTTATGAACAATCACTTTAGACACTCCCCATCCGAAGTAAAAGAGCGAATGCAAACTATTTTTGAGGCACTACGGGAGGGGTATTAG
- a CDS encoding Na+/H+ antiporter NhaC family protein, which yields MKLDETQEALPKIEFYGGTLGTLLPFFVFVSGVIGIALSGAPDERGFWPILILALGLGLLLCKDRTAFSEVVIAGMSQKIVMIMITAWILASIIGVLLTLTGFVEALIWLTDQVKLSGPGFIIATFIICCIVSLSTGSSFATILICSPLLYPTGGVLGAHLPSLAGAIIGGATFGDFIAPISDTTIASALSQDAKIGPTIKSRLKYVFPAALFALVSYSVMAYNNVGTSSIADIGGLGNPKGLPMLLVPAFIIYLFLKGKHLLHGLLFGLLFGTVLSLVFGLLPFDKVIALDIENFTTKSFIIDGINRAVGLSFFTILLMGLVATLKASGLMNRLVDFATAQAKTEKHAEGWIVTVMSMAVLLTTHSIVAILMVADFTKKTGERLGVSKIRRANLLSLIACIFPFIIPYFIPVILMANMTKTGQEYDIPQVSPLEVGLFNFMSWGLLIMTVITLIFGWGKFNERKDNDEKRYKT from the coding sequence TTGAAACTTGACGAAACACAGGAAGCCCTTCCAAAAATTGAATTCTATGGTGGCACCTTAGGGACCTTGTTGCCCTTTTTCGTTTTCGTTTCCGGAGTGATTGGCATTGCCCTCTCCGGTGCTCCGGATGAACGTGGATTTTGGCCCATTTTAATATTGGCCTTAGGTTTAGGTCTTTTGCTTTGTAAGGACCGAACCGCATTTTCCGAAGTCGTGATTGCTGGAATGTCCCAAAAAATAGTGATGATCATGATCACCGCTTGGATCTTGGCATCTATTATAGGAGTCCTTTTGACACTTACGGGTTTTGTGGAAGCCTTGATCTGGCTTACCGATCAGGTAAAACTTTCGGGCCCAGGTTTTATTATCGCTACGTTCATCATTTGTTGTATCGTTTCTTTGTCTACGGGTTCAAGTTTCGCTACCATATTGATTTGTAGTCCACTACTCTACCCTACTGGCGGTGTTTTAGGGGCACATTTACCTTCCTTGGCAGGGGCCATTATTGGCGGAGCCACGTTTGGGGATTTTATTGCTCCTATTTCGGACACGACCATTGCCAGCGCCCTAAGCCAAGATGCTAAAATTGGCCCTACCATAAAAAGCCGATTGAAATATGTTTTTCCTGCAGCATTGTTTGCTTTGGTCTCCTATAGCGTTATGGCCTACAACAACGTAGGTACATCAAGTATTGCTGATATAGGTGGGTTGGGCAATCCAAAAGGACTCCCTATGTTATTGGTGCCCGCATTCATCATCTATCTTTTCCTGAAAGGAAAACACCTTTTGCACGGACTCTTATTTGGGTTACTTTTCGGAACAGTTTTGAGTCTAGTATTTGGACTTTTACCATTCGATAAGGTCATTGCCCTGGATATCGAAAATTTCACCACCAAAAGTTTTATTATCGATGGAATCAACAGGGCCGTTGGACTCAGTTTTTTTACCATACTCTTAATGGGTCTGGTAGCAACGTTAAAGGCCAGTGGACTTATGAACCGTTTGGTAGATTTTGCCACTGCCCAAGCAAAAACCGAAAAGCATGCCGAAGGTTGGATCGTTACGGTCATGAGTATGGCCGTGTTATTGACTACCCACAGCATTGTCGCTATTTTAATGGTGGCCGACTTTACAAAAAAAACGGGCGAACGATTGGGAGTATCTAAAATACGACGCGCCAATCTCTTGAGTTTGATTGCCTGTATATTCCCCTTTATAATACCTTATTTCATTCCTGTAATATTAATGGCGAACATGACGAAAACGGGCCAAGAATATGATATTCCGCAAGTGAGTCCCTTGGAAGTAGGTTTGTTTAATTTCATGTCATGGGGTCTTTTGATCATGACTGTAATAACCTTAATTTTTGGCTGGGGAAAGTTTAACGAAAGAAAAGATAACGATGAAAAAAGATACAAAACTTAG
- a CDS encoding NUDIX domain-containing protein: MENGRIKNIKRQILSDNWYTLNKYTFEYQKFDGSWEVQKRESYDCGDGAAVLLYNTRKGTVVLTRQFRMPTYVNENTDGMMVEVCAGLLDGLTPKECILKEILEETGYQLTEVKQVLVTYMCPGSVTQKLYLFIGEYQDAMKVESGGGADDETENIEVLEMPFENALQMMVSGAIRDAKTVMLLQYAQINKLIEVNS; the protein is encoded by the coding sequence ATGGAAAACGGTAGAATTAAAAATATAAAACGACAGATTCTTTCTGATAATTGGTACACCCTTAACAAATATACTTTTGAATATCAAAAGTTTGATGGTAGCTGGGAAGTTCAAAAACGGGAATCTTATGACTGTGGCGATGGGGCGGCCGTACTTTTGTACAATACCCGGAAAGGAACCGTGGTGCTTACCCGTCAATTTAGAATGCCCACGTATGTAAATGAGAATACGGATGGAATGATGGTGGAGGTATGTGCGGGTCTATTGGACGGACTTACGCCCAAAGAGTGTATTTTAAAGGAAATATTGGAAGAAACCGGGTATCAGCTAACGGAAGTGAAACAGGTATTGGTCACGTATATGTGTCCGGGTTCCGTAACCCAGAAGCTCTATTTGTTCATTGGGGAATATCAAGACGCTATGAAGGTTGAATCAGGAGGCGGTGCGGACGATGAAACGGAAAATATCGAAGTTTTGGAAATGCCCTTTGAAAATGCATTGCAGATGATGGTTAGTGGTGCAATCCGTGATGCCAAGACCGTGATGCTGTTGCAATATGCGCAGATCAATAAGCTGATAGAAGTTAATAGTTAG